A genomic stretch from Telmatocola sphagniphila includes:
- a CDS encoding PVC-type heme-binding CxxCH protein has translation MLRIHIFIIAFFVPAVCMAEPPLEEPTLPDGTEKALKQIAGFRYPKGLKVELFAAEPLLGSPVAISVDEKGRIFVAEEYRFSRGTEENRTRPFFLEDDLQLKSVSDRLAMFKKWQSKFDGGMSWFSKHADQVRLLEDTSGSGRANHSTVFAGGFNDPLDGLAAGVLAHEGKVYLTNIPNLWLLQDTKKTGTADIRKPLLTGFGVSCAFLGHDLHGLIFGPDGKLYFSIGDRGFNVTSQEGKNFTGLRNGAVFRCDPDGSNFEVVMRGLRNPQELAFDQFGNLFADDNNCDYGDDARLVYVLEGGDAGWNMAYQTMKAPYLAGPWFAERMWHTPHSGQPAWLLPPIGKVGTGPSGFLFTSGSSLPVRYQNSFLMCNYTGNGGLESFHLKQSGAGYEIADYHDFLKPFYPTDVDLGPEGKLYVSDFGALDWSGRSTGGRIFTIFDEAKIQSPDVQRMKKVFAEGFDKQTLSSLQELLFHPEMKLRIRAQFELAKRGDEGAKIFQLMLADSKNSNRYSRLHSLWGMGQLARKNPEILKPLTAYLSDPDAEVRAQTAKVLGESQFLSIDSQIIPLLKDDSLRVRMFAAQALGKHKSKEGVKPLIELLRENATDDPFLRHAAVYALSQMGVAQELKAYAKDASTRVRMGVLLVQRRLQDQEISLFLQDSDLLIRTEAARAIHDLPMTELYPVLADTQLSGPISNPLELDPLMRRIIDANFWLGKEANAGKILNIALDNRFSSAVRLEAIAALRDWAEPPQRDRVIGFWRTLAKRDREIVRRVVSPSVEKILTQAQGMLLTEALNLIGTLDIPIREPLLLEWVLDPKKETSTRRAALHLLGERNSKLLDSKLEPVLHDPEDTLRAEARETYARIDAKKGTEELARVLEDTQASIYERQQALHSLTSLKNPKANELLDLWAKRLSEGKVAPELILDVKDVLKSASSITRRLHLLQFEASEPKDILGKYQSALYGGNPLSGRDIFYGHTVAQCVRCHSVKGSGGTAGPDLTQVVTRNPQKTREYLLESLMLPNAKIALGYANVTLALFDGRVIAGTITAEDNSKITLKTPDGKSVTVPIAEIEERTKPTSSMPAMDGRLTPREIRDLIAYLMTLK, from the coding sequence ATGCTTCGAATCCACATTTTTATAATCGCATTTTTCGTGCCAGCCGTTTGCATGGCGGAACCCCCTCTGGAAGAACCCACCTTACCCGATGGCACGGAAAAAGCCCTGAAACAAATCGCCGGCTTCCGTTATCCCAAGGGCCTCAAAGTTGAGTTATTCGCAGCGGAACCGTTGCTGGGAAGTCCGGTTGCCATAAGTGTCGACGAAAAAGGTCGAATTTTTGTGGCCGAGGAGTATCGCTTCAGCCGAGGGACGGAGGAAAATCGAACCCGCCCCTTTTTCCTGGAAGATGACTTACAGCTCAAATCGGTGAGCGACCGCCTGGCGATGTTCAAAAAATGGCAGTCGAAATTCGACGGGGGAATGTCCTGGTTCAGCAAGCATGCCGATCAGGTTCGACTATTGGAAGATACCAGCGGATCGGGCCGGGCGAATCACTCCACGGTGTTCGCGGGCGGGTTCAACGATCCACTGGATGGCCTGGCAGCGGGAGTTCTCGCTCACGAGGGAAAAGTCTACCTGACCAATATTCCCAACCTCTGGCTGCTCCAGGATACCAAAAAAACGGGCACGGCTGATATTCGGAAACCTCTACTCACCGGTTTTGGAGTCAGCTGCGCTTTTCTCGGTCATGATTTGCATGGTCTGATCTTCGGACCGGATGGGAAATTGTATTTCAGTATTGGAGATCGCGGTTTCAACGTCACATCGCAGGAAGGCAAGAACTTTACTGGTTTGAGGAATGGAGCCGTTTTCCGATGCGATCCGGATGGTTCGAATTTCGAAGTCGTGATGCGCGGCTTACGAAACCCTCAGGAACTAGCCTTCGATCAATTCGGAAATCTGTTTGCAGACGATAACAACTGCGACTACGGGGACGATGCTCGACTGGTTTATGTTCTGGAAGGCGGCGATGCCGGCTGGAATATGGCTTACCAGACGATGAAGGCACCTTACCTGGCCGGGCCCTGGTTTGCGGAGCGAATGTGGCACACTCCACACTCGGGACAACCGGCCTGGTTGCTGCCACCCATTGGGAAAGTCGGGACGGGGCCTTCCGGTTTTCTTTTCACCAGTGGTAGCAGTCTGCCCGTTCGATACCAAAACAGTTTTTTGATGTGCAACTACACAGGCAATGGAGGTCTGGAATCCTTTCACCTGAAACAATCCGGGGCAGGGTATGAAATCGCAGATTATCACGACTTTCTGAAACCTTTTTATCCCACCGATGTCGACCTGGGGCCAGAGGGGAAACTTTACGTTTCCGATTTCGGCGCATTGGATTGGAGTGGCCGAAGTACGGGTGGCCGCATCTTCACAATCTTTGATGAGGCAAAAATACAATCGCCGGATGTGCAGCGGATGAAAAAAGTCTTTGCTGAAGGCTTCGATAAACAAACGCTTTCCAGTTTGCAAGAACTGTTATTCCACCCCGAAATGAAGTTAAGGATTCGGGCACAATTCGAACTCGCAAAAAGAGGCGATGAGGGAGCCAAGATCTTTCAGTTAATGCTTGCAGATAGCAAAAATTCGAATCGCTACAGCCGACTACATTCTCTTTGGGGAATGGGACAACTGGCTAGAAAAAACCCGGAGATTTTGAAGCCTTTGACGGCTTATTTATCAGATCCTGATGCGGAAGTTCGGGCGCAGACGGCAAAAGTCCTCGGGGAATCTCAGTTTCTCAGTATCGATTCCCAAATTATTCCTCTTTTGAAAGATGACTCCCTCCGAGTGCGAATGTTCGCGGCTCAAGCACTCGGAAAGCACAAGTCTAAGGAAGGAGTTAAGCCACTTATAGAGCTGCTGCGTGAGAACGCAACAGACGATCCCTTCTTACGTCATGCCGCAGTTTATGCTTTATCTCAAATGGGAGTCGCACAGGAGTTGAAAGCCTACGCCAAAGATGCCTCCACGCGAGTCAGAATGGGAGTATTGCTGGTTCAGAGACGATTACAGGATCAGGAGATTTCGCTGTTTTTACAGGATAGCGATTTATTGATTCGAACGGAAGCGGCCCGAGCCATCCACGATCTACCGATGACCGAGCTTTATCCAGTTTTGGCAGATACCCAACTCTCTGGACCCATCTCTAACCCACTCGAACTCGATCCGCTTATGCGAAGGATCATTGATGCCAACTTCTGGCTGGGCAAAGAGGCGAATGCGGGGAAAATATTAAATATTGCTCTGGACAATCGTTTCTCCAGTGCCGTACGGCTCGAAGCAATAGCGGCCTTGAGGGACTGGGCGGAACCTCCCCAAAGAGATCGAGTCATCGGATTCTGGAGAACGCTGGCCAAGCGGGATCGCGAGATTGTACGTCGGGTGGTCAGTCCCTCCGTCGAGAAAATTCTCACTCAAGCTCAAGGGATGCTCCTAACCGAGGCCTTAAACTTAATCGGTACACTGGATATACCCATCCGGGAACCTCTACTTCTGGAATGGGTCCTCGATCCCAAAAAAGAAACTTCCACGCGCCGGGCCGCTCTTCACCTACTCGGAGAACGTAATTCAAAATTACTCGATTCGAAACTCGAACCCGTCCTGCACGATCCGGAGGACACATTGCGGGCTGAGGCCCGAGAAACTTATGCTCGAATCGACGCTAAAAAAGGCACTGAAGAACTGGCTCGCGTGCTGGAGGATACCCAGGCTAGCATTTACGAACGGCAGCAGGCCCTGCATTCGCTCACGTCTCTCAAGAATCCGAAAGCCAATGAATTGCTGGATCTCTGGGCTAAAAGGTTATCCGAAGGTAAGGTTGCCCCAGAATTGATTCTGGATGTGAAAGATGTACTCAAATCAGCTTCTTCCATTACTCGAAGATTGCATCTGCTTCAATTCGAGGCTTCCGAACCGAAGGATATTCTTGGGAAATACCAATCCGCATTGTACGGCGGAAATCCACTGTCAGGCCGAGATATTTTCTATGGACATACGGTCGCTCAATGCGTGCGCTGCCATTCGGTGAAAGGTAGTGGAGGTACGGCAGGACCAGATTTGACCCAAGTGGTCACTCGCAATCCGCAGAAAACGAGAGAGTATCTCCTGGAGTCCCTCATGCTACCCAACGCAAAAATTGCTTTGGGTTACGCGAATGTGACTCTCGCTCTTTTCGACGGTCGAGTAATTGCGGGCACCATCACGGCAGAAGATAATTCGAAAATCACGCTGAAAACTCCCGATGGGAAGTCAGTGACTGTACCCATTGCTGAGATAGAAGAGCGGACCAAACCGACTTCTTCCATGCCGGCCATGGATGGGAGACTAACGCCGCGGGAAATTCGCGATTTAATTGCCTATCTGATGACTTTAAAGTAA
- a CDS encoding HdeD family acid-resistance protein encodes MRGISMWLIVFGVLLVVGGIVALGSPLIFTITTVILFGWLLLIGGIAGLIGSILSKGWHGFAVFLLISILDIVVGFLMVSKPLASATLITLILAVLFLAGGIGRIISALVIRFPNWGWSVFSGFVSLILGGMIWGEWPESTIWVIGTFIGIEMIFRGWTWIALGSMVRKIVPPPTSATLDPQPG; translated from the coding sequence ATGCGTGGCATCTCAATGTGGTTAATCGTTTTTGGAGTTCTGCTGGTCGTCGGAGGAATAGTTGCCTTAGGCTCACCTCTTATCTTCACAATCACAACAGTTATCCTGTTCGGCTGGTTACTATTGATCGGAGGCATCGCCGGTCTGATCGGCTCAATTCTCTCGAAGGGCTGGCATGGATTTGCTGTCTTCCTCCTCATCAGCATCCTGGATATTGTGGTCGGATTTCTCATGGTGTCCAAGCCGTTAGCATCCGCCACTTTAATCACGCTCATTCTAGCGGTCCTTTTTCTTGCGGGTGGGATTGGTCGAATTATTTCCGCGCTGGTCATCCGGTTTCCGAATTGGGGCTGGTCCGTCTTTAGCGGTTTTGTCTCGCTGATTCTGGGCGGCATGATTTGGGGAGAATGGCCAGAATCGACCATCTGGGTGATCGGGACATTCATCGGCATCGAAATGATTTTTCGAGGCTGGACCTGGATTGCACTCGGCTCGATGGTCCGAAAAATCGTTCCACCGCCGACTTCAGCGACTTTGGATCCGCAACCTGGTTGA
- a CDS encoding ABC transporter permease/M1 family aminopeptidase produces MNLARTMQIAKIDLLHNIRRPLYWILVIVLFLSAWGLSTGTLQISSGDSHVGGTKAWITSEFAITQMLGMIVFIFYIFFAAIASGMPVIADDEMKISELLHSTPLRPAEYIWGKYFAIIMSFLGVLVLHLLSMIFFNHFVPNSRSLEIRGPFDALNYLRPAFFFAFPTLIFLTGISFCIGTWSRRPILLYVIPVALLLACGFFLWSWSPSWLDPRINKLLMLVDPSGFRWLSETWLKSDKGVNFYNHARVEYSLAFSLSRIVLACFGLLCVFAAQITLVSSMRGASKTRKSKFRFTSNSNTPEKYERLEATDSANLGSLQMTTSQPGFFQSLWHVTKVELRELRSQPGLYLFIPIIILQTVTSSSLAVGAFDTPLLSTAGTLAVAAMNPLTLMVCLLLMFYTVESLQRDPTTGTSSILFAAPVRTSALLFGKALANSAVGVFILLANLLTCLTLLAIQGIVPIQTGPFLIIWGLLLIPTFLLWTTFITATFSVTGNRYTTLGIGLAVMIFTIYRALTKEMNWLGNWMLWSSIHWSDLGILEMDRRAILLNRFFILSLTLFFVVVAVKFFRRREPDPGRLLTRFYPAAVFGTGLRLLPYALPALILGVMLYGSVYDGYEGDVVKKALKDYWRKNHATWTDAVLPNLNSMDVQLEIEPNEAAFRVTGSYEIRNDGEKPIRLIPLTVGPHWQDLSWTMNGKAYQPEDRSLLCVFTPEAELTSGKVVRIGFSYTGHLPKGISKNGGGISEFISPAGIVLTSFTPSFLPVLGYASEIGVDKDNKHEQKEYPDDYYKQRKGPAFGSNHGYSTRFVITAPESFTMNAVGVRVSESVQDGKKTVEWRSDHPVRFCNVVGGKWEVKEGQGTKVYYYPGHTFNIQEISETLDASRKYYSEWFYPYPWKELKLSEFPAYASYAQGFPTNITFSEAIGFLTQNDNESNATFMVTAHEAAHQWWGNILTPGKGTNADLLSEGMAHFSTALLFEQMKGPRGRIQFLKQIESQYEQKRRRDSERPLVKIDGSQDGDTTVIYDKGGWVFWMMLQQLGREAMLQGIRQFIEQYHDGPDYPLLQNFVEFMRKFATDKPAYDAFTKQWFYEVVVPEYRLSDGLREVSSNSPEEWVVKLKITNAGTATAKIDVAATTGDRFDKEGRQLPDYRDARLAVVLGAGESREISITCKFKPTQVIVDPDALILQLGRKSAILRF; encoded by the coding sequence ATGAATCTCGCACGCACTATGCAGATCGCGAAGATCGATCTATTACACAACATTCGTCGGCCACTCTACTGGATTCTAGTAATCGTACTTTTCCTCTCCGCCTGGGGGCTTTCGACCGGAACCCTTCAGATATCAAGCGGCGATAGCCATGTCGGCGGCACAAAAGCCTGGATCACTTCCGAATTTGCTATCACCCAAATGCTGGGAATGATCGTGTTCATTTTCTATATCTTTTTTGCGGCCATCGCCTCGGGGATGCCCGTGATCGCCGATGATGAGATGAAGATCAGTGAACTTTTGCATTCGACGCCCCTGCGTCCGGCGGAATACATCTGGGGAAAATATTTTGCGATAATTATGAGCTTCCTGGGTGTTTTGGTCCTGCACCTTCTGAGCATGATTTTTTTCAACCATTTCGTTCCTAATTCGCGATCGCTAGAGATTCGCGGCCCTTTCGATGCTTTGAATTATCTTCGGCCGGCCTTTTTCTTCGCGTTTCCGACCTTAATATTCCTCACGGGAATCTCGTTCTGCATCGGAACCTGGAGTCGTCGACCGATTTTGCTTTACGTAATTCCTGTCGCTTTACTGCTTGCATGCGGCTTCTTTCTCTGGAGCTGGTCGCCGAGTTGGTTGGATCCCAGAATCAACAAGCTTTTAATGCTGGTCGACCCTTCCGGGTTTAGATGGCTGTCTGAAACCTGGTTGAAAAGCGATAAAGGAGTGAATTTTTACAACCACGCACGAGTGGAGTATTCTCTTGCGTTCTCACTCAGTCGAATCGTCCTGGCCTGCTTCGGATTACTTTGCGTTTTCGCCGCACAAATTACTCTGGTCTCCAGCATGCGTGGGGCATCGAAAACTCGAAAATCGAAGTTCCGGTTTACATCAAATTCCAACACTCCTGAAAAGTATGAGCGTTTGGAAGCAACAGACTCGGCCAATCTCGGCTCACTGCAAATGACGACCTCACAACCTGGCTTTTTCCAGAGTTTGTGGCACGTGACCAAAGTGGAATTGAGAGAGCTGCGAAGCCAACCGGGCTTGTATCTGTTCATCCCAATTATCATTTTACAGACCGTAACTTCAAGCAGCCTCGCTGTCGGCGCTTTCGATACTCCCTTGCTTTCCACGGCAGGCACGTTAGCGGTCGCCGCGATGAACCCGCTTACGCTTATGGTCTGTTTACTATTGATGTTTTACACCGTGGAATCGCTTCAACGGGATCCTACAACAGGAACTTCTTCCATCCTTTTTGCGGCTCCGGTTCGAACCTCCGCTCTACTGTTTGGCAAAGCTCTGGCAAACAGCGCGGTAGGCGTTTTCATTCTGTTGGCTAACCTGCTGACTTGTCTGACCCTGCTGGCAATTCAGGGAATAGTACCCATTCAAACAGGGCCGTTCCTCATCATCTGGGGACTACTACTGATTCCTACTTTCCTACTCTGGACCACATTCATCACGGCCACGTTCTCGGTAACCGGAAATCGGTACACCACGCTTGGGATTGGGCTGGCAGTGATGATTTTCACGATATATCGGGCTCTCACTAAAGAAATGAACTGGTTGGGCAATTGGATGCTCTGGAGTTCAATTCACTGGAGCGATCTCGGTATTCTGGAAATGGATCGACGCGCGATCTTGCTCAATCGCTTTTTCATTCTGTCTTTGACCCTTTTCTTTGTCGTGGTCGCTGTGAAATTCTTCCGCAGGCGAGAACCCGATCCCGGTCGGCTTTTAACGCGTTTTTACCCGGCGGCAGTTTTCGGAACGGGGCTGCGATTACTACCTTACGCACTTCCGGCACTGATCTTGGGCGTCATGCTCTACGGAAGCGTGTACGATGGCTACGAGGGAGATGTTGTCAAGAAAGCTCTTAAGGATTATTGGCGCAAAAATCACGCCACCTGGACCGATGCGGTCCTTCCTAATTTGAATTCTATGGACGTGCAGTTGGAGATTGAACCGAACGAGGCCGCATTCCGCGTCACCGGATCCTACGAAATTCGAAACGATGGCGAAAAACCGATTCGACTAATCCCTCTGACCGTCGGTCCGCATTGGCAGGATTTAAGTTGGACGATGAATGGGAAGGCGTATCAGCCCGAAGATCGTTCCTTACTCTGCGTCTTTACACCCGAAGCAGAACTGACATCGGGGAAAGTGGTTCGCATCGGATTTTCCTATACCGGTCATCTGCCGAAGGGCATCAGCAAAAATGGCGGTGGAATTTCCGAGTTCATTAGCCCCGCTGGAATCGTATTGACCAGTTTCACACCGAGTTTTCTACCCGTACTGGGTTATGCGTCCGAAATAGGTGTCGATAAAGATAACAAGCACGAACAGAAAGAATATCCCGACGATTACTATAAACAGCGTAAGGGGCCGGCTTTTGGCTCGAACCACGGCTATTCCACTCGCTTTGTGATAACAGCCCCGGAAAGCTTTACTATGAATGCCGTTGGAGTTCGAGTCAGCGAATCGGTTCAAGATGGCAAAAAAACTGTGGAATGGCGAAGCGATCATCCCGTCCGCTTTTGCAATGTTGTCGGCGGCAAGTGGGAAGTCAAGGAAGGGCAGGGCACAAAAGTCTATTATTATCCCGGCCATACATTCAACATCCAGGAAATCTCGGAAACGCTGGATGCCAGCCGGAAGTACTATTCGGAATGGTTTTATCCCTATCCCTGGAAGGAGCTGAAGCTTAGTGAATTCCCGGCCTATGCGAGCTACGCTCAGGGCTTTCCGACAAATATCACGTTTTCGGAAGCAATCGGTTTTCTCACTCAGAATGACAATGAATCGAACGCAACCTTTATGGTGACGGCCCACGAGGCAGCTCATCAGTGGTGGGGAAACATACTCACCCCAGGAAAAGGAACAAATGCCGATTTGCTTTCTGAAGGCATGGCACATTTTTCGACGGCATTACTCTTCGAACAAATGAAAGGTCCACGCGGTCGGATCCAGTTTCTCAAGCAAATCGAATCGCAATACGAGCAGAAACGCCGTCGCGATTCAGAACGGCCCTTAGTGAAAATCGATGGTAGCCAGGATGGTGACACCACGGTGATTTACGACAAAGGCGGTTGGGTATTCTGGATGATGCTGCAACAGCTGGGGCGAGAAGCAATGCTTCAGGGGATTCGACAATTCATCGAACAATACCACGATGGGCCGGACTATCCTTTGCTCCAGAATTTTGTTGAATTCATGCGGAAGTTTGCAACTGACAAACCGGCTTATGATGCGTTCACCAAACAGTGGTTCTATGAAGTGGTTGTTCCCGAATATCGATTGAGCGACGGCCTCCGGGAGGTGTCCTCGAACTCTCCCGAGGAATGGGTTGTGAAACTCAAGATCACCAATGCCGGGACGGCAACAGCGAAAATTGATGTCGCGGCCACTACGGGCGATCGGTTTGATAAAGAAGGGAGGCAACTGCCTGATTATCGGGATGCCCGGCTAGCTGTCGTTCTGGGAGCGGGGGAAAGCCGGGAAATTTCGATCACCTGTAAGTTCAAGCCTACTCAGGTGATTGTCGATCCCGATGCCCTGATATTGCAGTTGGGCCGGAAATCAGCCATCCTTCGATTTTGA
- a CDS encoding ABC transporter ATP-binding protein — protein MLSIRNLVKVYPGPVAALQGINLDLQNGMFGLLGPNGAGKTTFMRVVAGLLEPTSGEVLLDGTDVIKTPQFLRSRLGYLPQDFGLYPHLTGEKMLAHLLRLKGVESPKGTMALARELLDKVNLSFASQRKVKTYSGGMRQRLGLAQAIAGDPRLIIVDEPTAGLDPEERVRFYYLLAELAEKRIVLLSTHIVEDVAVLCSRFAMINRGRIVAQTSPSEVRKHLEGNIYEASVSTAELESIRKSQMVTQAILVEGTNRVRIYQKGGTPPIGFIGVPPTLQDAYFVTLRSELPGITQQ, from the coding sequence ATGCTGTCGATTCGAAATCTGGTTAAGGTTTATCCCGGCCCCGTAGCGGCACTGCAAGGGATCAATCTCGATCTGCAAAATGGCATGTTTGGTCTTTTAGGCCCCAATGGAGCGGGAAAAACGACTTTCATGCGCGTCGTTGCCGGTTTGTTGGAGCCAACTTCCGGGGAAGTTCTTCTCGATGGCACGGATGTCATCAAGACGCCGCAGTTTTTGCGGAGTCGACTCGGCTATCTGCCCCAGGATTTTGGACTTTATCCACATTTGACCGGCGAAAAAATGCTGGCCCATCTTCTCCGGCTCAAAGGCGTGGAGTCGCCGAAGGGTACTATGGCTCTGGCACGAGAACTCCTGGACAAAGTAAATCTCAGCTTCGCATCCCAGCGAAAAGTCAAAACCTACTCCGGCGGTATGCGTCAACGGTTGGGATTAGCCCAGGCGATTGCCGGGGATCCTCGTTTGATCATCGTCGATGAACCGACGGCGGGATTGGACCCGGAAGAGCGGGTTCGATTCTACTACCTGCTCGCCGAACTTGCCGAGAAGCGAATTGTTTTACTCTCGACCCATATCGTCGAGGATGTGGCCGTGCTCTGTTCTCGATTCGCCATGATCAACCGGGGTCGAATCGTCGCCCAGACTTCACCTTCGGAAGTCCGCAAACATCTCGAGGGAAACATCTACGAAGCTTCCGTTTCCACGGCCGAATTGGAATCCATCCGAAAATCGCAAATGGTTACGCAAGCCATTCTGGTCGAGGGAACGAACCGAGTGAGGATTTACCAAAAAGGGGGAACTCCACCCATTGGATTTATCGGCGTACCGCCGACTTTGCAGGACGCTTACTTCGTCACTTTACGCTCCGAATTGCCGGGGATCACTCAGCAGTAA
- a CDS encoding DUF1501 domain-containing protein: MFQLDIGRSDRYCDGQSRRSFLQLGIAGMASLTLPALLKASDQSQKNKLSQPDTRCILIWLDGGPGHMDMYDMKPDAPAEYRGIWKPIKTKVPGFDITELYPKQAKVTDKFSIVRSLHHNTGDHFAGAHRMLTAKDMGVSGANNEQKFPGIGAIVNREAGPRKPGMPGYVGVPYGMSVGLRPGYFGGHLLGAQYNPFETVADANQANFKVPNLNLANGLTMDRLENRKTLLQHFDSVQRQFENRRDFIAKDKFTEEAFHFVCGATARKAFDIAEEKASTRDLYGRHSWGQSVLLARRLVEAGTTFVTVHLGGWDHHWDLKKGYETLLPIVDSAVAGLFTDLSERGLLDSTLVVLCGEFSRTPRMNDGGNGGAPMSKGTPGRDHWGDAMFCLLGGGGVKGGQIIGSTDRLGEKPKDRPVKPSHIHSTIYEVLGIDPKLQLIDPTGRPTNILDEPTPISELL; the protein is encoded by the coding sequence ATGTTTCAACTGGACATTGGACGTTCGGATCGTTATTGCGATGGTCAAAGCCGAAGATCTTTTTTGCAGCTGGGCATAGCCGGTATGGCTTCCCTAACTCTTCCAGCTCTTTTGAAAGCCAGCGACCAATCTCAAAAAAACAAATTGAGCCAACCCGATACTCGCTGCATTCTCATCTGGCTCGACGGCGGTCCTGGCCATATGGACATGTACGATATGAAACCGGATGCTCCGGCTGAGTATCGCGGAATCTGGAAACCAATAAAAACGAAAGTCCCTGGGTTCGACATCACCGAACTCTACCCCAAACAAGCTAAAGTCACGGACAAGTTTTCCATTGTCCGTTCTCTCCATCATAATACAGGCGATCACTTTGCCGGAGCTCACCGCATGCTGACGGCGAAGGACATGGGTGTCAGTGGGGCAAATAACGAGCAAAAATTTCCCGGCATTGGTGCTATCGTCAATCGCGAAGCTGGACCTCGCAAACCAGGAATGCCAGGTTATGTGGGTGTCCCTTACGGAATGAGTGTAGGCTTACGGCCCGGTTACTTCGGCGGGCATCTCCTGGGGGCTCAGTACAATCCTTTCGAAACCGTTGCGGATGCCAATCAAGCCAATTTCAAAGTGCCGAACTTGAACCTGGCTAATGGTTTGACCATGGATCGGCTCGAGAATCGCAAAACGTTGCTCCAGCACTTCGATAGTGTGCAGCGGCAATTCGAAAACCGGCGAGATTTCATTGCCAAGGACAAATTCACAGAAGAGGCATTTCATTTCGTTTGCGGTGCGACCGCCCGCAAAGCCTTTGATATCGCTGAAGAGAAAGCTTCGACTCGCGATCTGTACGGCCGTCACTCTTGGGGGCAGAGTGTTTTACTCGCCAGACGATTAGTGGAGGCAGGTACAACATTTGTTACCGTCCATCTGGGCGGTTGGGATCATCACTGGGATTTGAAAAAAGGTTACGAGACATTACTTCCCATCGTGGACAGCGCGGTGGCGGGACTCTTCACCGATCTTTCGGAACGCGGCTTGCTCGATTCCACACTGGTGGTGCTGTGCGGTGAATTTAGCCGCACGCCGCGAATGAACGATGGCGGCAATGGCGGCGCCCCGATGTCCAAGGGTACCCCAGGCCGGGATCACTGGGGAGATGCGATGTTTTGTCTGCTGGGGGGCGGTGGAGTGAAGGGGGGCCAGATCATCGGTTCTACGGATCGATTGGGGGAAAAACCAAAGGATCGCCCTGTGAAACCATCGCATATTCACTCGACGATTTACGAAGTTCTGGGGATTGATCCCAAGCTGCAGTTGATCGATCCAACCGGACGACCGACAAACATTTTGGATGAGCCTACACCAATTTCGGAACTGCTTTAA